In Deltaproteobacteria bacterium, one DNA window encodes the following:
- a CDS encoding TolC family protein, producing EGRAVQASLRPNPELSVDLENAWGDYPGTSRAETTYGISQLVETGKRSTRIRRAEAEKGVLRRDLEVARFDVAADVKRAFIRFLSGWKKLELHREAHGIATLLAAAVSDRVAAGAVSPIEETRARVALAVSSADVERTGMEVESARRDLSAAMGEAAPSFDIPSGDLDEDLSAPAVDNIAERIAATPDVARWAAETERRNAALDEERKLAIPDVTLKGGIKRLRESSENTFVLGLSVPLPLFHRNQGAIREAEAQRAKADVERRSTERLLRSQAGQRLAAFSAAAREAALLRKEALPGAQSAHDAVSEGYRLGKFRYLDVLDTGRSLVETRLRYLDTLTALNLARADLERLTAVSPPVGERTTAIQGASR from the coding sequence GAAGGTCGGGCGGTCCAGGCGTCCCTGCGTCCCAATCCGGAGCTGTCCGTGGACCTCGAAAACGCATGGGGGGATTACCCGGGGACGAGCCGTGCGGAGACGACGTACGGGATCAGCCAGCTCGTGGAAACCGGGAAGCGGTCGACGCGGATCCGGAGAGCCGAGGCGGAGAAGGGCGTGCTTCGCCGCGACCTGGAAGTCGCCCGGTTCGATGTCGCGGCGGACGTGAAGCGGGCCTTCATCCGGTTCCTCTCCGGATGGAAGAAACTGGAGCTCCACCGCGAGGCGCACGGGATCGCGACGCTCCTGGCGGCCGCGGTTTCCGACCGGGTCGCGGCGGGGGCGGTCTCTCCCATCGAGGAGACGCGGGCAAGGGTCGCGCTGGCCGTCTCGTCCGCCGACGTGGAGCGGACCGGAATGGAAGTCGAGTCGGCCCGCCGGGATCTCTCCGCCGCCATGGGGGAGGCGGCGCCCTCCTTCGATATCCCGTCCGGCGACCTCGACGAGGATCTCTCCGCGCCTGCCGTGGACAACATCGCGGAACGGATCGCCGCCACCCCGGACGTGGCCCGGTGGGCCGCGGAGACGGAACGCCGGAACGCGGCACTGGACGAGGAACGGAAGCTCGCGATTCCCGACGTGACCCTGAAGGGCGGGATCAAGCGCCTCCGGGAGAGTTCCGAAAACACGTTCGTGCTGGGACTCTCCGTTCCCCTGCCCCTGTTCCACAGGAACCAGGGAGCGATCCGGGAGGCGGAGGCGCAGCGGGCCAAGGCGGACGTCGAACGGAGGAGCACGGAGCGGCTCCTGCGTTCGCAGGCCGGACAACGCCTGGCGGCTTTCTCCGCCGCGGCGAGGGAGGCCGCACTCCTTCGGAAGGAGGCGCTTCCGGGCGCGCAGAGCGCCCACGACGCGGTCAGCGAAGGGTACCGCCTCGGGAAGTTCCGGTACCTGGACGTGCTGGACACCGGCAGGTCGCTGGTCGAAACGCGCCTCCGGTACCTGGACACCCTGACGGCGCTGAACCTGGCCAGGGCGGACCTCGAACGGCTGACGGCGGTCTCGCCGCCGGTCGGGGAAAGAACAACGGCAATCCAAGGAGCGTCACGATGA
- a CDS encoding efflux RND transporter periplasmic adaptor subunit, whose translation MKTGRFVPIAMMVLAACLFPAAASLEEADKHEGHGHAQEKSDLDRPVEEMWKEKCEHNVLQFTCEECRFELGTVKLVPELLGGNGKPGLVATGKTGSRKVAASRTFTGEVKRSEGRTVHVAAPLPGVVRNVFADIGATVAEGAPLFEIDSHDVAESKGDYLKKVAARELAKSSADREATLFERKISAQFEVEEARARLAAAEIEVVNARSRLLRLGVPPAEIGALDPNSPETMSGYLTVRAPRGGGVLERHASRGERVEPGKELFLVSDLSEVWVWADLREHDVPTVFGKTNGGATFDAEVRSSAGGKPYRGTLDVLSGTMNEQSRTVKARVVVPNPDGRLRPGMFVNIRVFLPGGGTVLAVPKAAVLADEGRTFVFVHKEGDYWIRRPVTLGKRLGDMVEIRSGLAAGQRIVTDGSFLLKSDVLRRKMGAGCAD comes from the coding sequence ATGAAGACCGGAAGATTCGTCCCGATAGCGATGATGGTTCTCGCCGCGTGCCTGTTTCCCGCCGCCGCATCCCTCGAGGAGGCCGACAAGCACGAGGGCCACGGGCACGCCCAGGAAAAATCCGACCTCGACCGTCCCGTGGAGGAGATGTGGAAGGAGAAGTGCGAACACAACGTCCTCCAGTTCACCTGCGAGGAGTGCCGCTTCGAGCTGGGGACGGTGAAACTGGTCCCGGAGCTTCTGGGCGGAAACGGGAAGCCCGGCCTCGTGGCCACGGGGAAGACGGGAAGCCGCAAGGTGGCGGCGTCGCGGACGTTCACCGGCGAGGTGAAGCGGAGCGAGGGGAGGACCGTGCACGTCGCGGCGCCGCTTCCGGGTGTGGTCCGCAACGTCTTCGCGGACATCGGCGCGACGGTCGCGGAAGGCGCCCCGCTGTTCGAGATCGACAGCCACGACGTGGCCGAATCGAAGGGGGATTACCTGAAGAAGGTCGCCGCCCGGGAGCTGGCGAAGAGCTCGGCGGACCGGGAGGCGACGCTCTTCGAGAGGAAGATCTCGGCGCAGTTCGAGGTGGAGGAGGCCCGGGCGCGGCTGGCGGCGGCCGAGATCGAGGTGGTCAACGCCCGCAGCCGGCTGCTCCGCCTCGGGGTGCCCCCGGCCGAGATCGGGGCGCTGGACCCGAACTCCCCGGAAACGATGTCCGGGTATCTCACGGTGCGCGCTCCGCGCGGCGGCGGCGTCCTGGAGCGGCACGCAAGCAGGGGGGAACGGGTGGAGCCTGGAAAGGAGCTCTTCCTGGTGTCGGACCTCTCCGAGGTGTGGGTGTGGGCCGACCTGCGGGAGCACGACGTCCCGACCGTGTTCGGCAAGACCAACGGCGGCGCGACGTTCGACGCGGAGGTTCGCTCTTCCGCCGGAGGCAAGCCGTACCGGGGGACGCTGGACGTCCTCTCCGGAACCATGAACGAGCAGAGCCGGACCGTGAAGGCCCGCGTCGTCGTCCCCAACCCCGACGGGCGTCTCCGCCCCGGGATGTTCGTGAACATCCGGGTGTTCCTCCCCGGCGGCGGAACCGTCCTCGCGGTGCCGAAGGCGGCGGTGCTCGCAGACGAGGGAAGGACGTTCGTTTTCGTTCACAAGGAGGGCGACTACTGGATCCGCCGTCCCGTCACCCTCGGGAAGCGTCTCGGGGACATGGTGGAAATACGGAGCGGTCTCGCCGCGGGGCAGCGGATCGTCACCGACGGTTCGTTCCTGCTGAAATCCGACGTCCTGCGCAGGAAGATGGGC